Proteins from one Telopea speciosissima isolate NSW1024214 ecotype Mountain lineage chromosome 1, Tspe_v1, whole genome shotgun sequence genomic window:
- the LOC122668402 gene encoding phosphoglucomutase, chloroplastic yields the protein MAFAPSIDNVFSSFKLRMKSQFTTTATPNAATLSLPTGCRSSFLLSFSSPFLPNPYRMPSKLSGNSSSSTVVVKASSSASTVAESGGIKISSVPTKPIEGQKTGTSGLRKKVKVFMQENYLANWIQALFNSLSPEDFKNGLLVLGGDGRYFNREAAQAIIKIAAGNGVGKILVGRDGIMSTPAVSAVIRKQKANGGFIMSASHNPGGPEYDWGIKFNYSSGQPAPESITDKIYGNTRSISEIKMAEIPDVDLSHLGVTEYGTFSVEVIDPVSDYLELLEDVFDFHLIKSLLSRSDFRFVFDAMHAVTGAYAKPIFVDKLGANPDSIANGVPLEDFGHGHPDPNLTYAKDLVDIMYTDNGPDVGAASDGDGDRNMILGRGFFVTPSDSVAIIAANAEAAIPYFQSGPKGLARSMPTSGALDRVAKKLNLPFFEVPTGWKFFGNLMDAGKLSICGEESFGTGSDHIREKDGIWAVLAWLSIIAYHNKDKKVGEKLVSVSDVVKEHWATYGRNFFSRYDYEECESEGANKMIEYLRDLISKSKAGEKYGNYALQFADDFNYTDPVDGSVASKQGVRFVFTDGSRIIFRLSGTGSAGATIRIYVEQFEPDVSKHDMDAQTALKPLIDLALSVSKLKEFTGREKPTVIT from the exons ATGGCGTTCGCCCCGAGTATAGACAATGTCTTCTCTTCGTTTAAGCTAAGAATGAAATCTCAATTCACAACGACGGCAACTCCCAATGCCGCCACTCTTTCTCTTCCCACCGGATGCagatcttccttccttctctccttttcttcgcCTTTTCTCCCTAATCCTTATCGCATGCCCTCAAAACTTTCTGgaaactcatcatcatcaactgtGGTCGTCAAGGCATCTTCCTCTGCTTCTACAGTGGCGGAGTCTGGAGGCATCAAg ATTTCGTCAGTGCCCACTAAACCGATCGAGGGACAGAAGACTGGAACAAGTGGTCTGCGGAAGAAG GTTAAAGTCTTTATGCAAGAGAATTACCTCGCTAATTGGATCCAG GCTTTGTTTAATTCTTTGTCACCGGAGGATTTCAAGAATGGTTTGCTGGTTTTGGGAGGTGATGGGCGTTACTTCAACCGTGAAGCTGCGCAG GCAATTATCAAAATCGCAGCAGGAAATGGCGTTGGTAAAATTCTAGTCGGCAG GGATGGCATTATGTCAACACCGGCAGTTTCGGCTGTAATTCGGAAGCAGAAG GCAAATGGAGGTTTTATAATGAGTGCGAGCCATAATCCAGGTGGCCCCGAATATGATTGGGGTATCAAG ttcAATTATAGCAGTGGACAACCTGCGCCTGAGTCCATAACTGACAAGATATATGGAAACACTCGTTCT ATTTCTGAAATTAAGATGGCAGAAATTCCAGATGTCGATCTGTCCCATCTAGGAGTAACAGAATATGGCACCTTCAGTGTGGAAGTTATAGACCCTGTGTCTGACTATTTGGAGCTATTGGAG GATGTATTTGATTTCCACCTTATTAAAAGTCTTCTCTCTCGATCAGATTTCAG GTTTGTATTTGATGCCATGCATGCAGTAACTGGTGCCTATGCAAAACCTATATTCGTTGATAAGCTTGGAGCCAATCCA GATTCAATTGCAAATGGAGTGCCGCTTGAAGACTTTGGGCATGGACATCCTGACCCTAATCTTAC GTATGCCAAGGATTTGGTTGACATCATGTATACGGACAATGGACCTGATGTTGGAGCAGCAAGTGATG GAGATGGTGATAGAAACATGATTCTTGGTAGAGGATTTTTTGTCACTCCTTCAGACTCTGTCGCAATTATTGCAGCCAATGCAGAGGCAGCAATCCCTTATTTCCAGAGTGGCCCTAAG GGTTTAGCCCGGTCTATGCCAACTAGTGGTGCTCTTGATCGTGTTGCCAAAAAACTGAACCTCCCTTTCTTTGAG GTCCCTACTGGTTGGAAATTCTTTGGGAACTTAATGGATGCTGGGAAGTTGTCGATATGTGGGGAAGAAAGTTTTGGAACAGGTTCTGATCACATCCGTGAGAAGGATGGTATATG GGCTGTGTTAGCTTGGCTTTCAATAATTGCATACCACAACAAGGATAAGAAGGTTGGAGAGAAGCTGGTTTCCGTTTCTGATGTTGTTAAGGAGCATTGGGCAACATATGGAAGAAATTTCTTTTCTAGATATGACTACGAG GAATGTGAATCTGAGGGAGCCAATAAGATGATTGAGTATCTCAGAGATTTGATCTCCAAAAGCAAGGCAGGTGAAAAGTATG GAAATTATGCCCTTCAATTTGCTGATGACTTTAACTATACTGATCCT GTAGATGGAAGTGTAGCATCCAAGCAAGGTGTTCGATTTGTTTTCACAGATGGATCAAGGATCATATTTCGTCTCTCA GGGACTGGTTCAGCAGGTGCAACTATCAGGATTTATGTTGAACAGTTTGAGCCAGATGTCTCTAAACATGACATGGATGCTCAGACAGCATTGAAACCACTGATAG ATTTGGCATTGTCGGTTTCGAAGCTGAAGGAATTCACGGGAAGGGAGAAGCCTACAGTCATCACATAA